From Acidobacteriota bacterium, one genomic window encodes:
- a CDS encoding di-heme enzyme has translation MRNIKLFVILAVAVLFCHNLLVSSAQTNKSEYDWKLPKGFPTPIVPSENPMTQAKVDLGRHLFYDKRLSINEKTSCATCHLQEKAFTDGKPTAVGTTGETHPRNSMSLVNLAYNPSLNWANPAVVELERHALLPIFGEFPIIEMGMAGNEDLFVRRIKAEPLYQELFATAFPNSAEKMTIHNATQAIASFVRSLVSGNSPYDRFRFLGQPYAVPESAKRGEQLFFSERMECFDCHAGFNLSGTVNFVGKSIENAQFENNGLYNIDGKGAYPADNTGLFEITMKREDMGKFKVPTLRNVELTAPYMHDGSIATLEEVIDHYRLGGRTIPDGRHKGNGSESPLRSDFVRGFNLTQQEKLDLIAFLKSLTDEEFITNPKFSNPWNQTK, from the coding sequence AAGGGCTTTCCAACCCCGATCGTTCCGTCGGAAAACCCGATGACGCAGGCGAAGGTCGACCTCGGACGGCATCTGTTCTATGACAAACGGTTATCGATAAACGAAAAGACGTCGTGCGCGACGTGTCATTTGCAGGAGAAGGCGTTTACGGATGGCAAACCAACCGCAGTTGGGACGACCGGCGAGACGCACCCGCGAAATTCAATGAGCCTCGTGAACCTCGCCTACAATCCGTCGCTCAATTGGGCCAATCCGGCGGTCGTCGAACTCGAACGGCACGCTTTGCTCCCAATTTTCGGCGAGTTTCCGATTATTGAAATGGGAATGGCGGGAAACGAAGACCTTTTCGTTCGCCGAATCAAAGCCGAACCGCTTTACCAGGAACTCTTCGCGACGGCATTCCCGAATTCCGCGGAAAAGATGACGATTCACAATGCGACGCAGGCAATTGCGTCTTTTGTCAGATCGCTTGTTTCGGGGAATTCACCGTACGACCGCTTTCGATTCCTAGGCCAGCCGTATGCCGTCCCGGAATCCGCGAAGCGTGGCGAACAACTTTTTTTCAGCGAGCGGATGGAGTGTTTTGACTGCCACGCCGGGTTCAACCTGTCGGGCACCGTCAACTTCGTCGGCAAGTCAATCGAGAATGCTCAATTCGAAAACAACGGGCTTTACAACATCGACGGCAAGGGCGCTTATCCGGCCGACAACACCGGCCTGTTCGAAATAACGATGAAGCGTGAAGATATGGGCAAGTTTAAGGTCCCAACGCTTCGAAACGTTGAGCTAACGGCACCCTATATGCACGACGGAAGCATCGCGACGCTCGAAGAAGTGATCGATCACTATCGCCTCGGGGGCCGGACAATTCCGGATGGCCGCCACAAAGGCAATGGGAGTGAGAGTCCGCTCCGAAGCGATTTCGTCCGTGGCTTCAACTTGACGCAACAAGAAAAGCTTGACCTGATCGCGTTCCTCAAGAGCCTGACTGACGAGGAATTCATCACAAATCCCAAATTTTCAAATCCCTGGAACCAAACAAAATGA
- a CDS encoding PepSY domain-containing protein: MKLRNYKFYLRKAHRYLGVFIGIQFLFWTLGGLYFSWTNIDQIRSDDVRKENHTIDLGAGIGSPQTALEQFRLTDPTAQVLKLQVVEVLGEPFYEIAFHGSDGKVKTVLAAVSDGRLRAPISESEAIQIAKEGLKISPKVVSAAYLTPEMIGADHEYREKPMPAWAVTFEGDLTMYVSAETGQIGAIRNTRWRIFDFLWMLHTLDFKARDDINNYLLRAFSVLGIVTIGSGFALFFVSSRFFRRHRANRP, from the coding sequence GTGAAACTTCGAAACTACAAGTTCTATCTTCGTAAGGCTCACCGCTATCTCGGAGTGTTCATCGGGATTCAGTTTCTGTTCTGGACGCTCGGCGGGTTGTATTTCAGTTGGACGAATATCGATCAGATTCGCAGTGACGATGTTCGCAAAGAGAATCACACGATCGATCTCGGAGCCGGAATCGGCTCACCGCAGACGGCGCTTGAACAATTTCGGCTGACCGATCCGACAGCGCAAGTGTTGAAACTTCAGGTTGTCGAAGTGCTTGGCGAGCCGTTTTACGAGATCGCTTTTCACGGTTCGGACGGTAAAGTGAAAACGGTCCTCGCCGCCGTTTCCGACGGCCGGCTGCGCGCGCCGATCAGTGAATCCGAAGCGATTCAAATTGCGAAGGAAGGATTGAAGATCTCGCCGAAAGTCGTATCTGCGGCGTATTTGACGCCGGAAATGATCGGCGCGGATCACGAATACCGTGAAAAGCCGATGCCGGCGTGGGCCGTGACATTCGAAGGTGATCTCACGATGTACGTTTCCGCTGAAACCGGTCAGATCGGGGCGATCCGCAACACGCGTTGGCGGATCTTCGACTTCTTGTGGATGCTTCACACGCTCGATTTCAAGGCTCGTGACGACATCAACAACTATTTGCTTCGCGCGTTTTCGGTCTTGGGAATCGTGACCATCGGATCGGGTTTCGCTCTGTTCTTCGTCAGTTCTCGATTCTTCAGGCGGCATCGGGCGAATCGACCTTGA
- a CDS encoding copper-binding protein: MNIKGKLITLTVFVASLIVSACSAPEGLKPIQPSEIRTYKSTGVIKKVDAETGKLTLDHEDIPGYMAAMEMTESVKDRSSLSGVKVGDRVDFEIERTGASIIISKITKIGEVAVVSGLEVYKTNCSECHGENGTGTKKGISLISGHALHHSRAEHIKQVTDGKRDKMPAFRDKLSPGQIDAVVEYIREDLQKGAGGGEHKH; this comes from the coding sequence ATGAACATCAAAGGAAAACTCATTACGTTAACGGTCTTCGTTGCGTCCTTGATCGTGTCCGCCTGCAGTGCGCCGGAAGGCCTTAAACCAATCCAGCCGTCCGAGATTCGGACTTACAAATCGACGGGCGTCATCAAAAAGGTAGACGCGGAAACAGGCAAGCTCACGCTTGATCACGAAGACATTCCCGGCTATATGGCCGCGATGGAGATGACCGAATCGGTGAAGGATAGGTCATCGCTTTCGGGAGTCAAGGTCGGTGACAGGGTGGATTTCGAGATCGAGCGAACCGGCGCATCGATCATCATCAGCAAGATTACTAAGATCGGCGAGGTTGCGGTTGTCAGCGGGCTTGAGGTCTACAAGACGAATTGTTCTGAGTGTCACGGCGAAAACGGAACAGGGACGAAAAAGGGCATTTCTTTGATTTCCGGCCACGCGTTGCATCATTCCCGTGCCGAGCACATCAAACAAGTGACCGACGGCAAGCGTGACAAAATGCCGGCATTCCGTGATAAGTTGTCGCCTGGGCAAATCGATGCGGTTGTCGAATATATCAGGGAAGACCTCCAAAAGGGCGCTGGAGGAGGCGAGCACAAACACTAA